The proteins below come from a single Aegilops tauschii subsp. strangulata cultivar AL8/78 chromosome 6, Aet v6.0, whole genome shotgun sequence genomic window:
- the LOC109777911 gene encoding laccase-21-like: MAISKMHLVWSLCVAFTFAVAAAAAPAQGSGRVRRHYDFFIREANYTRLCSEKNILTVNGEFPGPTIFARKGDVVLVNVHNQGHQNVTIHWHGVDQPRNPWSDGPAYITQCPIQPGNTFTYRIIFSEEEGTLWWHAHSDFDRATVHGAIVIHPRSGAAYPFPKPHREVPIILGEWWNRDVGQMLAEALSSGGDFQPSDANTINGQPGDLFPCSSDTTFKLPVEHGKTYMLRIINAALTNEFFFAIAGHRLTVVGTDAAYTKQFTVDHVFIGPGQTKTVLLSADRGRSNHTRYYMAARPYATNPLARFDNSTTTAVLEYIDAPQATAMLDIPTLPAINDSAAVEAYSVQLRSLASEEHPVDVPRLIDEHMLITIAVNEIPCTPGKLCKGPRNNSLAASLNNVSFEMPSTAILEAYYSSVLQGVTKTNFPENPTVAFNYTSDDLPLDLRFTARDTRVKVLEYGTVMEVVFQDTSILGSESHPMHLHGYSFYVVGRGAGNFDRRKDPATYNLDDPPYQNTVSVPKAGWAAIRFRAVNPGVWFMHCHFERHMVWGMETVFIVKNGKAEEAKIMPPPPNMPKC, from the exons ATGGCAATCAGTAAGATGCATCTAGTTTGGTCACTGTGTGTGGCTTTCACGTTTGCCGTCGCAGCAGCTGCTGCCCCTGCTCAAGGTTCAGGCAGGGTGCGCCGCCACTACGATTTCTTC ATAAGGGAGGCCAACTACACCAGGCTCTGCAGTGAGAAGAACATCCTCACCGTCAACGGCGAGTTCCCCGGCCCCACCATCTTCGCGCGCAAGGGCGACGTCGTCCTCGTCAACGTCCACAACCAAGGCCACCAAAATGTCACCATTCACTG GCACGGCGTGGACCAGCCGCGCAACCCGTGGTCGGACGGGCCGGCGTACATAACGCAGTGCCCCATCCAGCCCGGCAACACATTCACCTACCGGATCATCTTCTCCGAGGAGGAAGGTACCCTGTGGTGGCACGCGCACAGCGACTTCGACCGCGCCACCGTGCACGGCGCCATCGTCATCCACCCCAGGAGCGGTGCCGCCTACCCCTTCCCGAAGCCGCACCGAGAGGTGCCCATCATCCTCG GGGAGTGGTGGAACCGTGACGTCGGGCAAATGCTCGCCGAAGCCCTCAGCAGCGGCGGCGACTTCCAGCCGTCGGACGCCAACACCATCAACGGCCAGCCCGGCGACCTGTTCCCATGCTCCAGTGACACCACCTTCAAGCTCCCCGTCGAGCACGGCAAGACCTACATGCTCCGCATCATCAACGCGGCGCTCACCAACGAGTTCTTCTTCGCCATCGCCGGGCACCGCCTCACGGTGGTCGGCACCGACGCCGCCTACACCAAGCAGTTCACAGTCGACCACGTCTTCATCGGGCCGGGCCAGACCAAGACCGTGCTGCTCAGCGCCGACCGCGGCCGCTCGAACCACACCAGGTACTACATGGCAGCGAGGCCATACGCGACCAACCCGCTCGCCCGCTTCGACAACAGCACGACCACCGCCGTCCTCGAGTACATCGACGCGCCGCAGGCCACGGCGATGTTGGACATCCCCACCCTGCCAGCCATCAACGATAGCGCGGCGGTGGAGGCGTACTCGGTGCAGCTCAGGTCCCTCGCCAGCGAGGAGCACCCAGTGGACGTGCCTCGGCTCATCGACGAGCACATGCTCATCACCATCGCGGTCAACGAGATCCCCTGCACGCCCGGCAAGCTGTGCAAGGGCCCTCGCAACAACAGCCTCGCGGCGAGCCTCAACAACGTCAGCTTCGAGATGCCCAGCACGGCCATCCTCGAAGCCTACTACAGCTCGGTGCTACAGGGCGTCACCAAGACAAACTTCCCCGAGAACCCGACGGTGGCTTTCAACTACACCTCCGACGACCTCCCTCTAGACCTCAGGTTCACGGCGCGCGACACGAGGGTGAAGGTGCTTGAGTACGGCACCGTGATGGAGGTGGTGTTCCAGGACACGTCCATCCTCGGCAGCGAGAGCCACCCCATGCACCTTCACGGGTACAGCTTCTACGTGGTAGGGAGAGGGGCTGGTAACTTTGACAGGCGCAAGGACCCGGCCACGTACAACTTGGACGACCCGCCGTACCAGAACACGGTCTCCGTGCCCAAAGCTGGATGGGCCGCAATCCGCTTCCGGGCGGTGAATCCAG GTGTATGGTTCATGCATTGCCATTTTGAGCGACACATGGTGTGGGGGATGGAGACCGTGTTTATTGTGAAGAACGGCAAGGCAGAAGAAGCTAAGATCATGCCACCACCTCCAAATATGCCAAAGTGCTGA